From one Drosophila subpulchrella strain 33 F10 #4 breed RU33 chromosome 3L, RU_Dsub_v1.1 Primary Assembly, whole genome shotgun sequence genomic stretch:
- the LOC119555611 gene encoding titin isoform X4, with amino-acid sequence MIEVDDQVSKPLNLANSAVLRAVEEEEQQAKSDFYPTERQSRRRQRGEGDALHHTLHQQLLDQIKTDYLSHQQDITIDRDTVLKINRLATKRHLLKRDHSWPPLEQDVASNAESQGHQISCNPSHSIEALREKFQSPTRIIEPTAKQVREQRQREGGSKERSKTPQRVSSDRELSEVFHQTPVSKGFSAPETKAADVDLGLVAPRCEYYEQLAHKRPSTPTLPTPVTPYRPRPKRQAYSLDRGRSRKRTVGAPELPPPKPRTSKPKVQRRCIKLATEVKISYGHDGDSEEEPNSGQDVDLETLPLPPTPAAAQLNQAKTAGRRVIDNLAVKQQQQMALSLATNGSISQPNPYPNPNPLANTRIVPVRVETSTDQLKLSAQQIYDDACSYLQDHQEMEEERESPTYVSATGGIKLLQRQGSSTSAPATPIPVPSTPPPPVMRSKSGQDSLTKEKQTRRQGGIYRLETDTEKQHEAHVEIAQLEAKYAHIQQSIAEHLLQIDAYMENAKQALQRSAQTTPIPTPPPPPPPPPPPLIPARPISSGSNDSWEIFAHRQSPILAAESPLQAILRQIYTRAAGLPTRLSKEIKEETAAEEEAEESLTENVPIVERALEDLHKIAVALEQKPQSAEHMHVELRTTPAVIEAEHVVIKDEDEEVDLDADVDMEYRHVSDVIANYEQLAKKEFEEWKEEQVGKKEMGDVKEVPPKTELRKAIEEQLAKKELREANKVIPGEEKKISIKDDKENGEPLTKKDSKKAEPVIKPELQESTKELEASKTPADLQRTEEVVDKEKSCLHEETLTYCPVCDEMRCSPNNWAKLNKADQWRIANLQNESLKNYKATYEIRSPYISRQISWEDTQSAKENTPPEKLQRQRSFVEIVTTPATPDSPPPTPPPPPPPKKNHPTLQQPETEVTWERSRSPSPLPSRKYPAPLIEAPQRSSSPYGLNPVQTKAPTPSPGNLPVKYSHVPQLEGHNIGLLVRTATEPLQQSMSASSSMLAATPPATPRSAAQPSPFEFPSLESGEQHKFRSLASFDEVQRDFSVNRSFDNVSPRPYLGIEGYKRVAWPPASEERIIREFTPQPQTQSPAPGAGGYYPQAQAQAQAQAHAPSAAAPPQGPIYNNVQPRTTQAPPQNVYAPAPQQPTSQFPDSYPHQQQETQIPVQYTQAQFNRQRSREPVQVPAPTPDPASHANYQSNNYQPNYQSNYPQEQLQAANNVGGGWKHIGAPLPKSRSEFTAGGGDYPPFQGSPQQQQQPSYQQPQQQQQQQQYGGYQQQQQPQQPAAQWQQQPQQQVPQQQYQPQSQAQAPYQPPQWNQQQQQQPPQQQQPSYQASPYPQQQQQQQQQPSYYPQQNGGSTYAQPPYNSYSQPQVPYSQDQTDLQQQQQQLPGAFAGQDSYRGASPGIITLRKEAPVSQQPAPVYSSQPAAVSYQGGSKLRGDLKWPPPEYKEAAARENEERRQLALGPVCRPRRINRQDYTPFFAKHQLNNGYPSYKVPPGTQHIFG; translated from the exons GATTGAAGTCGACGACCAAGTCTCGAAGCCCCTGAACTTGGCCAACTCGGCCGTTCTGCGCGCCGTCGAAGAGGAAGAACAACAAGCCAAATCTG ATTTCTACCCCACTGAAAGGCAGAGCCGTCGGCGTCAGCGTGGCGAGGGGGATGCACTGCATCATACGCTGCACCAGCAGCTGCTGGACCAGATCAAGACGGACTATCTCAGCCACCAGCAGGACATCACCATCGATCGGGACACCGTGCTGAAGATCAATCGACTGGCCACCAAACGACATTTGCTCAAGAGGGATCACAGTTGGCCACCATTGGAGCAGGATGTGGCCAGCAATGCCGAGTCCCAGGGTCATCAGATCTCCTGCAATCCCTCGCACAGTATTGAGGCTCTGAGAGAGAAGTTCCAGAGTCCCACAAGGATTATAGAACCAACCGCTAAACAGGTGAGGGAGCAGCGGCAAAGGGAGGGTGGCTCCAAGGAGAGATCCAAAACGCCCCAGAGAGTTTCAAGTGACCGTGAACTATCGGAGGTTTTCCATCAAACTCCCGTCTCCAAAGGCTTCTCCGCTCCCGAAACCAAGGCAGCCGATGTGGACTTGGGTTTGGTGGCTCCACGATGTGAATACTACGAGCAGTTGGCCCACAAAAGGCCCTCAACTCCAACTCTACCCACTCCAGTCACACCTTACCGGCCAAGACCCAAGAGGCAGGCCTACTCCCTGGATCGTGGACGCTCCCGGAAGCGGACAGTGGGCGCACCGGAGCTGCCACCACCCAAACCCAGGACTTCCAAGCCAAAAGTCCAACGCAGATGCATTAAACTGGCCACCGAGGTGAAGATCTCCTATGGCCACGACGGCGACAGCGAGGAGGAACCCAATTCTGGGCAAGATGTGGACTTGGAGACCTTGCCGCTGCCGCCGACACCAGCTGCTGCGCAACTCAATCAGGCGAAGACAGCGGGCCGTAGGGTAATTGACAACCTGGCAgttaagcagcagcagcagatggctcTTTCATTGGCCACAAATGGGAGCATTAGCCAGCCGAATCCGTACCCAAATCCAAATCCCTTGGCCAACACTCGCATTGTGCCCGTTCGCGTGGAAACCTCGACGGATCAGCTGAAGCTGAGTGCCCAGCAGATCTACGACGACGCCTGTTCGTATCTGCAGGATCACCAGGAGATGGAGGAGGAGCGGGAGAGTCCCACCTATGTGAGTGCCACCGGTGGCATCAAGTTGCTCCAGCGGCAAGGGAGCAGCACGAGTGCGCCAGCCACTCCAATTCCAGTGCCATCCACTCCGCCGCCACCTGTGATGCGTTCCAAGTCTGGCCAGGATTCCCTCACCAAGGAGAAGCAAACGAGGAGGCAGGGCGGCATCTACCGACTGGAGACCGACACGGAGAAGCAGCACGAGGCCCATGTGGAGATTGCCCAGCTGGAGGCGAAATATGCCCACATACAGCAGTCCATAGCAGAGCACTTGCTCCAGATCGATGCCTATATGGAGAATGCCAAGCAGGCGCTGCAGAGGAGTGCCCAAACCACACCGATACCAACTCcaccaccgccaccaccaccacctccgcCACCACTCATACCAGCCAGACCCATTAGCTCCGGATCCAATGATTCCTGGGAGATTTTCGCACATCGACAGTCACCCATTTTGGCCGCGGAAAGTCCACTCCAAGCCATACTTCGCCAGATTTACACCCGGGCAGCTGGATTGCCCACGAGGCTCTCGAAAGAGATTAAGGAGGAAACCGCCGCCGAGGAGGAGGCGGAGGAATCCCTAACCGAAAACGTGCCCATTGTGGAGCGGGCGCTGGAGGATCTGCACAAGATTGCCGTGGCTCTAGAGCAAAAACCACAATCCGCGGAGCACATGCACGTAGAACTCCGGACAACGCCAGCTGTCATTGAGGCGGAGCACGTAGTCATcaaggacgaggacgaggaggtAGACTTGGATGCGGATGTGGACATGGAGTACAGACACGTATCGGATGTAATTGCCAACTACGAGCAGTTGGCCAAAAAGGAGTTCGAGGAGTGGAAGGAGGAGCAGGTGGGCAAGAAGGAAATGGGCGATGTTAAGGAGGTCCCACCCAAAACAGAGTTACGGAAAGCCATAGAGGAGCAGCTGGCCAAAAAAGAGTTGAGGGAGGCTAATAAGGTTATTCCAGGGGAAGAgaaaaaaatatctataaaGGATGATAAAGAGAATGGGGAACCTTTAACCAAAAAGGATTCAAAAAAAGCTGAACCAGTTATAAAACCAGAATTACAGGAGAGTACAAAGGAGTTAGAAGCAAGTAAGACCCCAGCAGATCTTCAGAGAACTGAAGAAGTGGTGGATAAAGAGAAGTCCTGCCTCCATGAAGAGACCTTAACCTACTGCCCAGTTTGTGATGAAATGCGCTGTTCGCCCAATAACTGGGCAAAACTCAACAAGGCCGACCAGTGGCGCATTGCCAACCTGCAGAACGAATCTTTAAAGAACTACAAGGCCACCTATGAGATCAGAAGCCCATATATCTCCAGGCAGATCTCCTGGGAGGACACCCAGTCGGCCAAGGAGAATACGCCACCCGAGAAGCTGCAACGTCAGAGGAGTTTTGTGGAGATTGTGACCACGCCAGCTACTCCAGATTCTCCGCCACCAACGCCACCGCCTCCTCCACCGCCAAAAAAGAATCACCCAACTCTGCAACAACCGGAAACGGAAGTAACCTGGGAGCGGAGTCGTTCGCCCAGTCCGCTGCCTTCTCGCAAGTATCCTGCTCCTCTCATAGAAGCCCCACAGCGTTCCAGCTCACCCTACGGTCTGAATCCTGTCCAGACGAAGGCACCAACACCATCACCTGGCAATCTTCCGGTGAAGTACTCGCATGTGCCGCAGCTGGAAGGCCATAATATTGGACTTCTGGTGAGAACCGCCACGGAGCCACTGCAGCAGAGCATGTCGGCATCCTCCTCAATGCTggctgccacgcccccggCCACGCCCCGTTCTGCGGCACAGCCCTCGCCCTTCGAATTCCCCAGTCTCGAGTCGGGGGAGCAGCACAAATTCCGATCCCTGGCTTCCTTCGACGAGGTGCAGCGGGATTTCAGCGTTAACCGATCCTTCGATAATGTCTCGCCACGCCCATATTTGGGTATTGAAG GCTACAAGCGTGTGGCCTGGCCACCGGCCTCGGAGGAGCGGATCATCCGGGAGTTCACCCCCCAGCCGCAGACCCAGAGCCCAGCTCCGGGCGCCGGGGGCTACTATCCCCAGGCCCAGGCCCAGGCTCAGGCTCAGGCCCATGCGCCCTCGGCAGCTGCCCCACCCCAG GGACCCATTTATAACAACGTCCAGCCACGCACCACCCAAGCACCACCACAAAATGTCTACGCCCCAGCACCACAGCAGCCCACCTCCCAGTTTCCAGATAGTTATCCGCATCAGCAGCAGGAAACGCAGATACCTGTGCAATACACACAGGCCCAGTTCAATCGGCAGCGGTCGAGAGAACCCGTCCAGGTTCCAGCTCCAACTCCAGATCCCGCCTCCCATGCGAACTATCAGTCGAACAACTATCAACCGAACTATCAATCCAACTATCCCCAGGAGCAGCTGCAGGCCGCTAACAATGTGGGCGGTGGCTGGAAGCATATTGGTGCCCCGCTGCCCAAGTCGCGCAGTGAATTTACCGCCGGAGGAGGGGACTATCCTCCGTTCCAGGGATccccgcagcagcagcagcagccgtcCTATCAGCAGCCGCAG cagcagcagcagcagcagcagtacgGTGGctaccagcagcaacagcaaccgcAGCAACCTGCAGCACAGTGGCAACAGCAGCCGCAGCAACAGGTGCCACAGCAGCAATATCAGCCTCAATCGCAGGCTCAGGCTCCCTACCAGCCACCACAGTGgaaccagcagcagcagcagcagccaccccaacagcagcagccatCGTACCAGGCTTCACCGTacccacagcagcagcagcagcaacaacagcagccaTCCTATTACCCACAGCAAAACGGTGGCTCGACCTATGCTCAACCCCCATACAATTCTTATTCGCAGCCCCAGGTTCCGTACTCGCAGGATCAGACCgatctgcagcagcagcagcagcagctcccTGGAGCCTTCGCTGGCCAGGATAGCTACCGGGGCGCCAGTCCCGGGATCATCACCCTGCGCAAGGAGGCGCCAGTCAGCCAGCAGCCTGCTCCAGTTTACTCTTCGCAGCCTGCCGCCGTCAGCTATCAGG GAGGCAGCAAATTGCGCGGAGATTTGAAGTGGCCACCACCGGAGTACAAGGAGGCCGCGGCTCGCGAGAACGAGGAACGTCGCCAGTTGGCTTTGGGCCCTGTCTGCCGTCCCAGGAGAATCAACCGG CAGGACTACACACCCTTCTTTGCCAAACACCAGTTGAACAATGGCTATCCCAGCTACAAGGTGCCACCCGGTACCCAGCACATTTTCGGCTAA
- the LOC119555611 gene encoding titin isoform X1 — MAALQRKLVHKQFNSPMGLYSQENVKATLNRELKAFGGEGIEVDDQVSKPLNLANSAVLRAVEEEEQQAKSDFYPTERQSRRRQRGEGDALHHTLHQQLLDQIKTDYLSHQQDITIDRDTVLKINRLATKRHLLKRDHSWPPLEQDVASNAESQGHQISCNPSHSIEALREKFQSPTRIIEPTAKQVREQRQREGGSKERSKTPQRVSSDRELSEVFHQTPVSKGFSAPETKAADVDLGLVAPRCEYYEQLAHKRPSTPTLPTPVTPYRPRPKRQAYSLDRGRSRKRTVGAPELPPPKPRTSKPKVQRRCIKLATEVKISYGHDGDSEEEPNSGQDVDLETLPLPPTPAAAQLNQAKTAGRRVIDNLAVKQQQQMALSLATNGSISQPNPYPNPNPLANTRIVPVRVETSTDQLKLSAQQIYDDACSYLQDHQEMEEERESPTYVSATGGIKLLQRQGSSTSAPATPIPVPSTPPPPVMRSKSGQDSLTKEKQTRRQGGIYRLETDTEKQHEAHVEIAQLEAKYAHIQQSIAEHLLQIDAYMENAKQALQRSAQTTPIPTPPPPPPPPPPPLIPARPISSGSNDSWEIFAHRQSPILAAESPLQAILRQIYTRAAGLPTRLSKEIKEETAAEEEAEESLTENVPIVERALEDLHKIAVALEQKPQSAEHMHVELRTTPAVIEAEHVVIKDEDEEVDLDADVDMEYRHVSDVIANYEQLAKKEFEEWKEEQVGKKEMGDVKEVPPKTELRKAIEEQLAKKELREANKVIPGEEKKISIKDDKENGEPLTKKDSKKAEPVIKPELQESTKELEASKTPADLQRTEEVVDKEKSCLHEETLTYCPVCDEMRCSPNNWAKLNKADQWRIANLQNESLKNYKATYEIRSPYISRQISWEDTQSAKENTPPEKLQRQRSFVEIVTTPATPDSPPPTPPPPPPPKKNHPTLQQPETEVTWERSRSPSPLPSRKYPAPLIEAPQRSSSPYGLNPVQTKAPTPSPGNLPVKYSHVPQLEGHNIGLLVRTATEPLQQSMSASSSMLAATPPATPRSAAQPSPFEFPSLESGEQHKFRSLASFDEVQRDFSVNRSFDNVSPRPYLGIEGYKRVAWPPASEERIIREFTPQPQTQSPAPGAGGYYPQAQAQAQAQAHAPSAAAPPQGPIYNNVQPRTTQAPPQNVYAPAPQQPTSQFPDSYPHQQQETQIPVQYTQAQFNRQRSREPVQVPAPTPDPASHANYQSNNYQPNYQSNYPQEQLQAANNVGGGWKHIGAPLPKSRSEFTAGGGDYPPFQGSPQQQQQPSYQQPQQQQQQQQYGGYQQQQQPQQPAAQWQQQPQQQVPQQQYQPQSQAQAPYQPPQWNQQQQQQPPQQQQPSYQASPYPQQQQQQQQQPSYYPQQNGGSTYAQPPYNSYSQPQVPYSQDQTDLQQQQQQLPGAFAGQDSYRGASPGIITLRKEAPVSQQPAPVYSSQPAAVSYQGGSKLRGDLKWPPPEYKEAAARENEERRQLALGPVCRPRRINRQDYTPFFAKHQLNNGYPSYKVPPGTQHIFG, encoded by the exons GATTGAAGTCGACGACCAAGTCTCGAAGCCCCTGAACTTGGCCAACTCGGCCGTTCTGCGCGCCGTCGAAGAGGAAGAACAACAAGCCAAATCTG ATTTCTACCCCACTGAAAGGCAGAGCCGTCGGCGTCAGCGTGGCGAGGGGGATGCACTGCATCATACGCTGCACCAGCAGCTGCTGGACCAGATCAAGACGGACTATCTCAGCCACCAGCAGGACATCACCATCGATCGGGACACCGTGCTGAAGATCAATCGACTGGCCACCAAACGACATTTGCTCAAGAGGGATCACAGTTGGCCACCATTGGAGCAGGATGTGGCCAGCAATGCCGAGTCCCAGGGTCATCAGATCTCCTGCAATCCCTCGCACAGTATTGAGGCTCTGAGAGAGAAGTTCCAGAGTCCCACAAGGATTATAGAACCAACCGCTAAACAGGTGAGGGAGCAGCGGCAAAGGGAGGGTGGCTCCAAGGAGAGATCCAAAACGCCCCAGAGAGTTTCAAGTGACCGTGAACTATCGGAGGTTTTCCATCAAACTCCCGTCTCCAAAGGCTTCTCCGCTCCCGAAACCAAGGCAGCCGATGTGGACTTGGGTTTGGTGGCTCCACGATGTGAATACTACGAGCAGTTGGCCCACAAAAGGCCCTCAACTCCAACTCTACCCACTCCAGTCACACCTTACCGGCCAAGACCCAAGAGGCAGGCCTACTCCCTGGATCGTGGACGCTCCCGGAAGCGGACAGTGGGCGCACCGGAGCTGCCACCACCCAAACCCAGGACTTCCAAGCCAAAAGTCCAACGCAGATGCATTAAACTGGCCACCGAGGTGAAGATCTCCTATGGCCACGACGGCGACAGCGAGGAGGAACCCAATTCTGGGCAAGATGTGGACTTGGAGACCTTGCCGCTGCCGCCGACACCAGCTGCTGCGCAACTCAATCAGGCGAAGACAGCGGGCCGTAGGGTAATTGACAACCTGGCAgttaagcagcagcagcagatggctcTTTCATTGGCCACAAATGGGAGCATTAGCCAGCCGAATCCGTACCCAAATCCAAATCCCTTGGCCAACACTCGCATTGTGCCCGTTCGCGTGGAAACCTCGACGGATCAGCTGAAGCTGAGTGCCCAGCAGATCTACGACGACGCCTGTTCGTATCTGCAGGATCACCAGGAGATGGAGGAGGAGCGGGAGAGTCCCACCTATGTGAGTGCCACCGGTGGCATCAAGTTGCTCCAGCGGCAAGGGAGCAGCACGAGTGCGCCAGCCACTCCAATTCCAGTGCCATCCACTCCGCCGCCACCTGTGATGCGTTCCAAGTCTGGCCAGGATTCCCTCACCAAGGAGAAGCAAACGAGGAGGCAGGGCGGCATCTACCGACTGGAGACCGACACGGAGAAGCAGCACGAGGCCCATGTGGAGATTGCCCAGCTGGAGGCGAAATATGCCCACATACAGCAGTCCATAGCAGAGCACTTGCTCCAGATCGATGCCTATATGGAGAATGCCAAGCAGGCGCTGCAGAGGAGTGCCCAAACCACACCGATACCAACTCcaccaccgccaccaccaccacctccgcCACCACTCATACCAGCCAGACCCATTAGCTCCGGATCCAATGATTCCTGGGAGATTTTCGCACATCGACAGTCACCCATTTTGGCCGCGGAAAGTCCACTCCAAGCCATACTTCGCCAGATTTACACCCGGGCAGCTGGATTGCCCACGAGGCTCTCGAAAGAGATTAAGGAGGAAACCGCCGCCGAGGAGGAGGCGGAGGAATCCCTAACCGAAAACGTGCCCATTGTGGAGCGGGCGCTGGAGGATCTGCACAAGATTGCCGTGGCTCTAGAGCAAAAACCACAATCCGCGGAGCACATGCACGTAGAACTCCGGACAACGCCAGCTGTCATTGAGGCGGAGCACGTAGTCATcaaggacgaggacgaggaggtAGACTTGGATGCGGATGTGGACATGGAGTACAGACACGTATCGGATGTAATTGCCAACTACGAGCAGTTGGCCAAAAAGGAGTTCGAGGAGTGGAAGGAGGAGCAGGTGGGCAAGAAGGAAATGGGCGATGTTAAGGAGGTCCCACCCAAAACAGAGTTACGGAAAGCCATAGAGGAGCAGCTGGCCAAAAAAGAGTTGAGGGAGGCTAATAAGGTTATTCCAGGGGAAGAgaaaaaaatatctataaaGGATGATAAAGAGAATGGGGAACCTTTAACCAAAAAGGATTCAAAAAAAGCTGAACCAGTTATAAAACCAGAATTACAGGAGAGTACAAAGGAGTTAGAAGCAAGTAAGACCCCAGCAGATCTTCAGAGAACTGAAGAAGTGGTGGATAAAGAGAAGTCCTGCCTCCATGAAGAGACCTTAACCTACTGCCCAGTTTGTGATGAAATGCGCTGTTCGCCCAATAACTGGGCAAAACTCAACAAGGCCGACCAGTGGCGCATTGCCAACCTGCAGAACGAATCTTTAAAGAACTACAAGGCCACCTATGAGATCAGAAGCCCATATATCTCCAGGCAGATCTCCTGGGAGGACACCCAGTCGGCCAAGGAGAATACGCCACCCGAGAAGCTGCAACGTCAGAGGAGTTTTGTGGAGATTGTGACCACGCCAGCTACTCCAGATTCTCCGCCACCAACGCCACCGCCTCCTCCACCGCCAAAAAAGAATCACCCAACTCTGCAACAACCGGAAACGGAAGTAACCTGGGAGCGGAGTCGTTCGCCCAGTCCGCTGCCTTCTCGCAAGTATCCTGCTCCTCTCATAGAAGCCCCACAGCGTTCCAGCTCACCCTACGGTCTGAATCCTGTCCAGACGAAGGCACCAACACCATCACCTGGCAATCTTCCGGTGAAGTACTCGCATGTGCCGCAGCTGGAAGGCCATAATATTGGACTTCTGGTGAGAACCGCCACGGAGCCACTGCAGCAGAGCATGTCGGCATCCTCCTCAATGCTggctgccacgcccccggCCACGCCCCGTTCTGCGGCACAGCCCTCGCCCTTCGAATTCCCCAGTCTCGAGTCGGGGGAGCAGCACAAATTCCGATCCCTGGCTTCCTTCGACGAGGTGCAGCGGGATTTCAGCGTTAACCGATCCTTCGATAATGTCTCGCCACGCCCATATTTGGGTATTGAAG GCTACAAGCGTGTGGCCTGGCCACCGGCCTCGGAGGAGCGGATCATCCGGGAGTTCACCCCCCAGCCGCAGACCCAGAGCCCAGCTCCGGGCGCCGGGGGCTACTATCCCCAGGCCCAGGCCCAGGCTCAGGCTCAGGCCCATGCGCCCTCGGCAGCTGCCCCACCCCAG GGACCCATTTATAACAACGTCCAGCCACGCACCACCCAAGCACCACCACAAAATGTCTACGCCCCAGCACCACAGCAGCCCACCTCCCAGTTTCCAGATAGTTATCCGCATCAGCAGCAGGAAACGCAGATACCTGTGCAATACACACAGGCCCAGTTCAATCGGCAGCGGTCGAGAGAACCCGTCCAGGTTCCAGCTCCAACTCCAGATCCCGCCTCCCATGCGAACTATCAGTCGAACAACTATCAACCGAACTATCAATCCAACTATCCCCAGGAGCAGCTGCAGGCCGCTAACAATGTGGGCGGTGGCTGGAAGCATATTGGTGCCCCGCTGCCCAAGTCGCGCAGTGAATTTACCGCCGGAGGAGGGGACTATCCTCCGTTCCAGGGATccccgcagcagcagcagcagccgtcCTATCAGCAGCCGCAG cagcagcagcagcagcagcagtacgGTGGctaccagcagcaacagcaaccgcAGCAACCTGCAGCACAGTGGCAACAGCAGCCGCAGCAACAGGTGCCACAGCAGCAATATCAGCCTCAATCGCAGGCTCAGGCTCCCTACCAGCCACCACAGTGgaaccagcagcagcagcagcagccaccccaacagcagcagccatCGTACCAGGCTTCACCGTacccacagcagcagcagcagcaacaacagcagccaTCCTATTACCCACAGCAAAACGGTGGCTCGACCTATGCTCAACCCCCATACAATTCTTATTCGCAGCCCCAGGTTCCGTACTCGCAGGATCAGACCgatctgcagcagcagcagcagcagctcccTGGAGCCTTCGCTGGCCAGGATAGCTACCGGGGCGCCAGTCCCGGGATCATCACCCTGCGCAAGGAGGCGCCAGTCAGCCAGCAGCCTGCTCCAGTTTACTCTTCGCAGCCTGCCGCCGTCAGCTATCAGG GAGGCAGCAAATTGCGCGGAGATTTGAAGTGGCCACCACCGGAGTACAAGGAGGCCGCGGCTCGCGAGAACGAGGAACGTCGCCAGTTGGCTTTGGGCCCTGTCTGCCGTCCCAGGAGAATCAACCGG CAGGACTACACACCCTTCTTTGCCAAACACCAGTTGAACAATGGCTATCCCAGCTACAAGGTGCCACCCGGTACCCAGCACATTTTCGGCTAA